A part of Ignavibacteriales bacterium genomic DNA contains:
- a CDS encoding polysaccharide deacetylase family protein has translation MYAKYAAITFDDGDKTLYDIVPILTSYNLPATFFLNTAYLNNESYGYQIIKYLLHAEDGMVVPEFLLKNVNNIRNTLNRIEYKHFREIFRNFLKEFQPNLDLYINESFIEKLDQSLFHIGLHGHTHERYSMMNEEWQKLDLIKNIEILSSYNNYRPFFAIPYGKSIDWNMNTIKIALNLDCEVLYHDSINLFYRVGINRIPADHLTIEELMIKNLEDKILAIKISKHTLKIFKEYFHSYKNS, from the coding sequence ATGTATGCTAAATATGCTGCAATAACTTTTGACGATGGCGATAAAACATTATATGATATAGTGCCAATCTTAACCAGTTATAATTTACCTGCTACATTCTTTCTCAATACTGCTTATTTGAACAACGAAAGTTATGGTTATCAAATAATTAAATATTTATTACATGCTGAAGATGGTATGGTTGTTCCAGAATTTCTACTAAAAAATGTAAATAATATTCGCAACACTTTGAATAGAATTGAATATAAGCACTTTAGGGAAATATTCAGAAATTTTTTAAAAGAATTTCAACCCAATTTAGATTTATATATAAATGAATCCTTTATAGAGAAATTAGATCAATCATTATTCCATATAGGGTTACATGGCCATACACACGAACGTTATTCAATGATGAATGAAGAGTGGCAGAAATTAGATTTAATAAAGAATATTGAAATACTTTCTTCTTATAACAATTACCGTCCTTTTTTTGCAATACCGTATGGTAAGAGTATAGATTGGAATATGAATACAATTAAAATAGCACTAAATTTAGATTGTGAAGTATTATACCACGATTCGATTAATCTGTTTTATAGAGTCGGTATAAACCGTATTCCTGCGGATCATTTAACAATAGAGGAATTAATGATCAAGAACTTAGAGGATAAAATTTTGGCAATTAAGATATCAAAACATACCCTGAAGATTTTCAAAGAATATTTCCACTCTTACAAAAATTCCTAA
- a CDS encoding glycosyltransferase has product MRNAENAIIIGFTNDVPHYLELSQGLIFPAIREHFPRPIIEAFGDEKKIAIASDLPGIEEIIKDGENGFLFKTFSSEDLARKVNFTKGLTTKERIQIGEKAYESYLEKFSVKNVNRIREIIISIIGE; this is encoded by the coding sequence TTGAGAAATGCCGAGAATGCAATAATTATTGGTTTTACTAATGATGTGCCTCATTATCTTGAACTATCACAAGGACTGATATTCCCCGCTATTCGAGAACATTTCCCAAGACCAATTATTGAGGCTTTTGGTGACGAAAAGAAAATAGCAATCGCTTCAGACTTACCGGGAATTGAAGAAATAATCAAGGATGGAGAAAATGGATTTCTATTTAAAACATTCTCTTCAGAAGATTTAGCTAGAAAAGTAAATTTTACAAAAGGATTAACAACTAAAGAAAGAATTCAGATCGGAGAGAAAGCCTATGAGAGCTATTTAGAAAAGTTCTCAGTTAAAAATGTTAACAGAATAAGAGAAATAATAATATCTATTATTGGGGAATAA
- a CDS encoding glycosyltransferase has protein sequence MESFWKWVRIENIQRIIRRLPSSNLKINLRGNINNDELLEYYKNNLIDIFINTSDSEGLPVSIIEAQNFGIPVIAPALGGIPEIVNGNNELFIIFTT, from the coding sequence ATGGAATCATTTTGGAAGTGGGTCAGAATTGAAAATATTCAACGAATTATTCGTAGGCTTCCTTCTTCAAATTTGAAAATTAATTTGCGCGGTAATATTAATAACGATGAACTATTGGAATACTATAAGAATAATTTAATTGATATCTTTATTAATACGAGTGATTCAGAGGGACTACCAGTATCTATTATTGAGGCACAAAATTTTGGAATTCCTGTTATAGCTCCAGCATTAGGTGGTATACCAGAAATAGTAAATGGAAATAACGAGTTATTTATTATCTTCACAACCTAA
- a CDS encoding asparagine synthase produces the protein MNLIPIDIGNEELNVDIINKTLYYSDDLIADGSQIPSYLITREASKRTKVLLSGMGADELFLGYAGHQLTLMASYFDNLPQFLKSLSGSLLSNLKAGQGSLKAYKRYLQKFGRYINNPLRYGFYNIVGDLENSMSVYSSPNNNPLEVFRKYFGNDNDPFDNISAFELNNFLVKNLHYIDRMCMANSIEGRVPF, from the coding sequence TTGAATCTTATTCCAATTGATATTGGTAATGAGGAGCTTAATGTTGATATAATTAATAAAACATTATACTATTCGGATGATCTCATCGCAGATGGATCACAGATTCCATCGTACCTAATTACACGTGAAGCTTCAAAACGAACTAAAGTATTGCTTTCCGGTATGGGCGCAGATGAACTATTTTTAGGATATGCAGGTCATCAGCTTACTTTAATGGCAAGTTATTTTGATAATTTACCGCAGTTCTTAAAATCCTTAAGCGGAAGTTTATTAAGTAACTTAAAAGCGGGGCAAGGATCATTAAAAGCATATAAGCGTTATCTCCAAAAATTTGGAAGATATATTAACAATCCCCTTAGATATGGTTTTTATAACATAGTTGGTGACCTTGAAAATTCAATGTCTGTTTATTCATCGCCCAATAATAATCCTTTAGAAGTGTTCAGAAAATATTTTGGAAATGATAATGATCCCTTTGATAACATCTCTGCTTTTGAATTGAATAATTTCCTGGTGAAAAATCTGCACTACATAGATCGAATGTGCATGGCAAACTCTATTGAAGGGCGTGTCCCCTTTTAG
- a CDS encoding acyltransferase, translating to MFGPEVMIRGGDHNFSYVGKPMRQVKEGGINLPSTIEDDVWIGTRAIILKGVTIREGSVIGAGSIVSKDILPYSVSAGIPCKPIRCRFTGSDLEKHLSMVNSKYSLEEIISLYSNQNLKDLIV from the coding sequence ATGTTTGGGCCGGAAGTTATGATACGAGGTGGTGATCATAATTTTTCATACGTTGGTAAGCCGATGCGTCAGGTTAAGGAAGGTGGTATAAATTTGCCCAGTACTATTGAAGATGATGTCTGGATAGGAACAAGAGCTATTATATTGAAAGGCGTTACAATTAGAGAAGGTTCTGTAATCGGTGCTGGATCAATTGTTAGTAAAGACATCTTACCGTATTCAGTGTCAGCGGGAATACCTTGTAAACCTATTCGATGCAGATTTACCGGCTCCGATTTAGAAAAACATTTGAGTATGGTAAATTCTAAATATAGCTTGGAAGAAATAATTTCCCTCTATTCAAATCAGAATTTGAAAGACCTGATTGTTTAA
- a CDS encoding class I SAM-dependent methyltransferase: MRESLCKIEISFKRVFEEYTVFRYKKTHHLPLYINFDCAAGKDVLEIGLGIGADGINWARKSKTYTGVDLTNEAVEATKIHFNLKGLAGNIIQGNAEKLDFPNEAFDLVYSHGVLHHTPNMVSAFNEINRVLRKNGEIIIMLYAKESFNYWIRIQLLFRIRLIIEIIKNYFGIKSKGVWKAHIFNFKKIGGRYMSWKEFPHHCTDGPDCAIAFILSKQAVIKLFEKLVLKLQKLKSTLPWG, encoded by the coding sequence ATGCGGGAATCGCTTTGTAAAATCGAAATTTCCTTCAAAAGAGTTTTTGAAGAGTACACTGTTTTTCGATACAAGAAAACACATCACTTACCCTTATATATTAATTTTGACTGTGCTGCTGGCAAAGATGTTTTAGAAATTGGTTTAGGCATTGGTGCTGATGGAATAAATTGGGCAAGAAAATCTAAAACCTATACAGGTGTTGATCTCACTAATGAGGCAGTTGAAGCGACAAAAATACATTTTAACTTAAAGGGTTTAGCAGGAAATATTATACAAGGTAATGCTGAGAAATTAGACTTTCCAAATGAGGCATTTGATTTAGTTTACTCACATGGTGTTCTTCATCATACACCCAATATGGTTAGTGCTTTTAATGAAATTAATAGAGTTTTAAGAAAAAATGGTGAAATCATAATAATGTTATATGCTAAAGAATCTTTTAATTATTGGATTAGAATTCAATTGCTTTTCAGGATAAGACTTATAATTGAAATCATTAAAAATTATTTTGGCATAAAAAGCAAAGGTGTTTGGAAAGCTCATATTTTCAACTTTAAGAAAATTGGTGGCAGGTATATGAGTTGGAAAGAATTCCCGCATCATTGTACAGATGGGCCAGATTGTGCCATAGCTTTTATACTATCTAAGCAAGCAGTTATCAAGTTATTCGAAAAACTGGTTTTAAAATTACAAAAATTAAAAAGCACACTTCCTTGGGGGTAA
- a CDS encoding FkbM family methyltransferase: MSNESILLKLDAQGFEKRILEGAQQSIDKINCIQIELSFQPLYGGSSNYLEMINYLDTLGFEICGIEPGFQDNKTGKLYQFDGFFISKRLNHLFK; this comes from the coding sequence TTGAGCAATGAATCAATACTATTAAAATTAGATGCACAAGGATTTGAAAAACGGATTTTAGAAGGAGCCCAACAGTCAATAGATAAAATAAATTGTATCCAAATTGAATTGTCATTCCAGCCACTATATGGTGGCTCAAGTAATTATCTTGAAATGATTAATTACTTAGATACTTTAGGATTTGAAATTTGCGGTATAGAGCCTGGTTTTCAGGATAATAAAACTGGTAAATTATATCAATTTGATGGATTCTTTATTTCTAAAAGACTTAATCATCTGTTTAAATAA
- a CDS encoding glycosyltransferase family 4 protein gives MKLDFGSRIYKYFYKYYGHSEAGFYKWYQIFAQTRRIISWVLSAFYYSKKILEKENSDIIHFNSSVLTDWCIASRNLKAKKIIHIREPLARGYFGIRRDLLRYIYSKYCDHIIAISPDNMRRVNLPNKTSVVYNPINFNDFDYSKYSQQSNEKVKKILFLGGIHKAKGFDVLVDALKYLNSNIQIILCGYYSDSNSSQQLFSKMHKKLKNCKSSKNVQILGVVNDIQNVIASVDVVIFPHYSSFRQTNN, from the coding sequence TTGAAATTAGATTTTGGATCAAGGATTTACAAATACTTCTATAAATATTATGGGCATAGTGAAGCGGGATTTTATAAATGGTACCAGATATTTGCACAGACACGACGAATAATATCCTGGGTATTATCTGCTTTTTATTACTCAAAAAAGATACTTGAAAAAGAGAATTCTGATATAATTCATTTTAATTCTTCCGTTTTAACCGACTGGTGTATTGCAAGTAGAAATTTGAAAGCAAAAAAGATTATTCATATTCGTGAACCTTTAGCCCGAGGTTACTTTGGAATTAGAAGAGATCTTCTTAGATACATTTATTCAAAATATTGTGATCACATAATTGCAATCAGTCCAGATAATATGCGAAGAGTTAATTTGCCAAATAAAACTAGTGTTGTCTATAACCCAATTAATTTTAATGACTTTGACTATTCGAAATATAGTCAGCAGTCAAATGAAAAGGTTAAGAAAATACTTTTTCTTGGAGGCATTCACAAAGCTAAAGGATTCGATGTCCTTGTTGATGCACTTAAATATTTAAATAGTAATATTCAAATAATCTTGTGTGGGTATTATAGTGATTCAAATTCAAGCCAGCAGTTATTTAGTAAGATGCATAAAAAATTAAAAAATTGCAAAAGCTCTAAAAATGTACAAATCCTAGGGGTCGTTAATGATATTCAAAATGTTATAGCATCTGTTGATGTTGTTATCTTTCCCCACTATTCCTCATTTCGCCAGACCAATAATTGA